One genomic region from Pseudomonas hormoni encodes:
- the sfnG gene encoding dimethylsulfone monooxygenase SfnG, producing MSQRAVKFAYWVPNVSGGLVVSKIEQRTHWGIDYNRTLAQLAEEAGFEYALTQIRFTAGYGAEYQHESVAFSHALLAATTKLKVIAAILPGPWQPALAAKQLATIDQLTNGRVAVNIVSGWFKGEFQAIGEHWLEHDERYRRSEEFIRSLKGIWSQDNFTFRGDFYRFDNYSLKPKPLGQPEIFQGGSSRAARDMAARVSDWYFTNGNTPEGIKAQVDDIRAKAAANNHSVKVGVNAFVIARDTEEEARAVLAQIIDQADPEAVNAFGDAAKQAGRASPEGEGNWAKSTFEDLVQYNDGFKTNLIGTPLQIAERIVALKAVGVDLVLAGFLHFQEEVEYFGKRVLPLVRGLEAEAGVKQAAVA from the coding sequence ATGAGTCAGCGAGCGGTCAAATTTGCCTACTGGGTGCCGAACGTCAGCGGCGGGCTGGTGGTCAGCAAGATCGAGCAACGCACCCACTGGGGCATCGACTACAACCGCACACTCGCGCAACTGGCCGAGGAAGCGGGATTTGAATATGCCCTGACGCAGATCCGCTTCACCGCCGGTTACGGTGCCGAGTACCAGCATGAGTCGGTTGCCTTCAGCCACGCGCTACTGGCCGCCACGACCAAGTTGAAAGTGATCGCTGCGATCCTGCCCGGCCCATGGCAACCGGCACTGGCGGCCAAGCAACTGGCGACGATCGATCAACTGACTAACGGCCGGGTGGCCGTGAACATCGTCAGCGGCTGGTTCAAAGGTGAGTTCCAGGCGATCGGCGAACACTGGCTGGAACACGATGAGCGTTACCGTCGTTCCGAAGAGTTCATCCGCTCGCTCAAGGGCATCTGGAGCCAGGACAATTTCACCTTTCGTGGTGACTTCTACCGCTTCGACAACTACAGCCTCAAACCGAAGCCGCTGGGGCAACCGGAAATTTTCCAGGGTGGCAGCTCCCGCGCGGCGCGAGACATGGCGGCGCGGGTGTCGGACTGGTACTTCACCAACGGCAATACCCCTGAAGGCATCAAGGCACAAGTCGACGATATCCGGGCCAAGGCCGCCGCGAACAATCATTCGGTGAAAGTCGGGGTGAATGCGTTTGTGATCGCCCGTGACACTGAAGAAGAGGCGCGGGCCGTGCTGGCGCAGATCATCGATCAGGCCGATCCGGAAGCGGTGAATGCCTTTGGCGATGCGGCGAAGCAGGCGGGCAGGGCGTCACCCGAAGGCGAAGGCAACTGGGCTAAATCGACGTTCGAGGATCTGGTGCAGTACAACGATGGCTTCAAGACCAACCTGATCGGTACACCGCTGCAGATTGCCGAACGGATTGTGGCGTTGAAAGCGGTGGGTGTGGATTTGGTACTGGCGGGTTTCCTGCACTTTCAGGAAGAGGTCGAGTATTTCGGCAAGCGGGTGTTGCCGTTGGTGCGGGGGCTGGAAGCCGAGGCGGGCGTGAAACAAGCCGCAGTCGCCTGA
- a CDS encoding acyl-CoA dehydrogenase family protein, with the protein MTEHQVINPLSIGTDYETLAARFRPIFQRIAAGAVEREQSRSLPYEPIQWLKEAGFGAVRVPVEYGGGGASLPQLFELLIELAEADSNVPQALRGHFAFAEDRLNATPGPTRDLWFKRFVEGDIVGCAWTEIGSVAIGDVITKVTPHGDRWRLNGEKFYSTGSLFSDWIDVYAQRSDTGGDVIAAVRTRQPGIVQSDDWDGFGQRTTGSGTSRFIDAEVDAENVIDFATRFKYQTAFYQLVLLATLAGIGRAALRDVAHQVRERKRIYSHGNAPRASEDAQVQQVVGEVAAWVYAAEASALKAAQPAQRAYLARFSGDEALERAANVTAEIESAKAQVVVSELIQRATTELFNALGASDIREAKSLDRHWRNARTVSSHNPVIYKARIVGDWEINGAEPPFVWQIGNGPASK; encoded by the coding sequence ATGACCGAACACCAGGTAATCAATCCACTGTCCATTGGCACTGACTATGAAACGCTGGCCGCGAGATTCCGGCCGATCTTCCAGCGCATCGCCGCCGGGGCTGTTGAGCGCGAACAGTCGCGCAGCCTGCCTTATGAACCGATTCAATGGCTCAAGGAAGCCGGTTTCGGCGCGGTGCGCGTGCCGGTCGAATACGGGGGCGGCGGTGCATCCCTGCCACAGTTGTTTGAGTTGCTGATTGAACTGGCCGAAGCCGATTCCAACGTGCCTCAAGCCCTGCGCGGGCATTTTGCGTTTGCCGAGGACCGCTTGAACGCCACGCCGGGACCGACCCGGGATCTCTGGTTCAAACGCTTCGTCGAGGGCGATATTGTCGGGTGCGCCTGGACGGAAATCGGCAGCGTGGCCATCGGCGATGTGATCACCAAAGTCACGCCCCATGGCGACCGCTGGCGGCTCAACGGTGAGAAGTTCTACAGCACCGGCAGCCTGTTTTCCGACTGGATCGATGTGTACGCCCAGCGCAGCGACACCGGTGGCGACGTGATTGCAGCGGTGCGTACACGGCAACCGGGGATCGTGCAAAGCGATGACTGGGACGGTTTTGGCCAGCGCACCACGGGCAGCGGCACGTCGCGGTTTATCGATGCCGAGGTGGACGCCGAAAACGTCATCGACTTCGCCACCCGCTTCAAGTACCAGACGGCGTTTTATCAACTTGTCTTGCTCGCCACGCTCGCCGGGATCGGGCGCGCCGCGTTGCGTGATGTGGCGCATCAGGTGCGGGAGCGCAAACGTATTTACAGTCATGGCAACGCTCCGCGCGCCAGTGAGGATGCGCAGGTTCAGCAGGTGGTTGGGGAAGTGGCGGCGTGGGTGTACGCCGCTGAAGCCAGTGCCCTGAAGGCAGCGCAGCCGGCGCAACGAGCTTATCTGGCGCGGTTTTCCGGGGATGAGGCGCTGGAGCGGGCAGCGAATGTCACCGCCGAAATCGAATCGGCGAAAGCGCAGGTGGTGGTGTCGGAGTTGATTCAGCGGGCGACCACCGAGCTGTTCAATGCGCTGGGGGCTTCGGATATTCGTGAGGCTAAATCGCTGGACAGGCATTGGCGTAATGCGCGGACCGTGTCGTCGCACAATCCGGTGATCTATAAAGCGAGGATTGTCGGGGATTGGGAAATAAATGGGGCTGAGCCGCCGTTTGTTTGGCAGATCGGGAATGGGCCTGCCTCAAAGTGA
- a CDS encoding TSUP family transporter, whose product MPFELSVDLTTLAILAVVAFIAGFIDAIAGGGGLLTTPALLTAGLPPHLVLGTNKLSSTFGSATASFTFYRRKLFHPRQWVHAIVGTLVGALTGAVVAHYLPAEWLNKMLPVIVFACGLYLLFGGTPKAPLDSNAPIKKKWQSTQGFSLGFYDGVAGPGTGAFWTVSSMLMYPIDLVKASGVARSMNFVSNIAALSVFIFSGQVDWIIGLCMGVSVMVGAFFGARSAISGGAKFIRPVFITVVLGLTVRLAWQHWFSVA is encoded by the coding sequence ATGCCTTTCGAACTCAGCGTTGACCTCACCACCCTGGCCATTCTGGCCGTTGTCGCCTTCATTGCCGGTTTCATCGACGCCATTGCCGGCGGCGGTGGTCTGTTGACCACTCCGGCGCTGCTGACCGCCGGCCTGCCGCCGCATCTGGTACTGGGCACCAACAAACTCAGTTCGACCTTCGGCTCGGCCACCGCCAGCTTCACCTTCTACCGGCGCAAGCTGTTCCATCCCCGGCAGTGGGTGCACGCCATTGTCGGCACGCTGGTCGGCGCGTTGACCGGTGCGGTGGTGGCGCATTACCTGCCCGCCGAATGGCTGAACAAGATGCTGCCGGTGATCGTGTTCGCCTGTGGCCTCTACCTGCTGTTTGGTGGCACGCCGAAAGCGCCGCTGGACAGCAACGCGCCGATCAAGAAAAAGTGGCAATCGACCCAAGGCTTCAGCCTGGGTTTCTACGACGGCGTGGCCGGTCCCGGCACCGGCGCGTTCTGGACCGTCAGCAGTATGCTGATGTACCCCATCGACCTGGTGAAGGCCAGCGGCGTGGCCCGCAGCATGAACTTCGTCAGCAACATTGCAGCGCTGTCGGTGTTCATCTTTTCCGGGCAAGTGGACTGGATCATCGGCCTGTGCATGGGCGTGTCGGTCATGGTCGGCGCATTCTTCGGCGCCCGCTCCGCCATCAGCGGCGGAGCCAAGTTCATTCGTCCGGTGTTCATCACCGTGGTGCTGGGCCTGACCGTGCGGCTAGCCTGGCAACACTGGTTCAGCGTGGCCTAG
- the nudC gene encoding NAD(+) diphosphatase, with amino-acid sequence MTSRWTTAVLDTDQPGGWAVARSPEGFLFDDNGALFPRDWLKRQDLSILAEHGIGHLDGEPVYLLELRSHSEVPGCNWKGLRAFMLEGDHAIYKVLGYAAQIGTWAREHRFCGNCGQATKQVVRERAMYCEPCDLRYYPRISPSMIVLITRGDEVLLARSPRFVTGVYSTLAGFAEPGESAEDCLIREVREEVQIEVKNIQYMGSQCWPFPHSMMLGFHAEYAGGEIVCQEDEIEDAQWFNVHELPPLPASRSIARYLIDVYVARRLGHAEPVLPG; translated from the coding sequence ATGACTTCACGCTGGACCACTGCAGTACTGGACACCGATCAACCGGGCGGCTGGGCCGTTGCGCGCAGCCCCGAAGGCTTTCTGTTCGATGACAATGGCGCGCTGTTCCCGCGCGATTGGCTCAAGCGTCAGGACCTGTCGATTCTTGCCGAACATGGCATAGGCCACCTGGATGGCGAGCCGGTGTATCTGCTGGAGCTACGCAGTCACAGCGAAGTGCCGGGCTGCAACTGGAAAGGCCTGCGGGCGTTCATGCTCGAAGGTGATCACGCCATCTACAAGGTGCTCGGTTATGCTGCGCAAATCGGTACCTGGGCCCGCGAGCACCGCTTTTGCGGCAATTGCGGGCAGGCCACGAAGCAAGTCGTCCGGGAACGGGCGATGTACTGCGAACCGTGCGACCTGCGTTATTACCCGCGCATTTCGCCGAGCATGATCGTGCTGATCACCCGTGGCGATGAAGTCCTGCTGGCGCGTTCACCGCGGTTTGTCACCGGGGTCTACAGTACGCTGGCCGGATTCGCCGAGCCGGGCGAGTCGGCCGAAGACTGCCTGATTCGTGAGGTTCGCGAGGAAGTGCAGATCGAGGTCAAGAACATCCAGTACATGGGCAGCCAGTGCTGGCCGTTCCCGCACTCGATGATGCTGGGTTTTCACGCCGAGTATGCCGGCGGCGAAATTGTCTGTCAGGAAGACGAGATCGAGGACGCCCAGTGGTTCAACGTGCACGAGCTGCCGCCGTTGCCGGCGTCACGCTCGATTGCCCGTTACCTGATCGACGTTTATGTGGCGCGACGTCTAGGCCACGCTGAACCAGTGTTGCCAGGCTAG
- a CDS encoding crotonase/enoyl-CoA hydratase family protein, giving the protein MSQYTAFTVELVDKIAHVQINRPEKINSMNAAFWKEIIEIFHWIDDTDEVRVVVLSGAGKHFSSGIDLMMLAGVANELGKDVGRNARLLRRKILALQASFNAVDNCRKPVLAAIQGYCLGGAIDLISACDMRYAAEDAQFSIKEIDIGMAADVGTLQRLPRIIGDGMLRELAYTGRSFGAEEARNIGLVNRVYSDAASLLDGVMGIAREIAGKSPIAITGTKEMISYMRDHRIDDGLEYVATWNAAMLQSTDLRVAMAAHMSKQKPEFLD; this is encoded by the coding sequence ATGTCTCAGTACACTGCGTTCACCGTCGAACTGGTCGATAAAATTGCCCATGTGCAAATCAATCGCCCGGAAAAGATCAATTCGATGAACGCTGCGTTCTGGAAGGAGATCATCGAGATCTTCCATTGGATCGACGATACCGACGAAGTGCGGGTGGTGGTGCTCAGTGGTGCCGGCAAACATTTCTCGTCCGGCATCGATCTGATGATGCTGGCCGGCGTGGCCAATGAGCTGGGCAAGGACGTTGGCCGCAACGCGCGCCTGCTGCGGCGCAAGATTCTGGCGCTGCAAGCCTCCTTCAATGCCGTCGATAATTGCCGCAAGCCGGTGCTGGCGGCGATTCAGGGATACTGCCTGGGTGGCGCGATCGACCTGATTTCGGCCTGCGACATGCGTTACGCCGCCGAAGATGCGCAATTCTCGATCAAGGAAATCGACATCGGCATGGCCGCCGACGTCGGCACATTGCAACGCTTGCCGCGGATCATCGGTGACGGCATGCTGCGTGAACTGGCTTACACTGGTCGCTCGTTTGGCGCCGAGGAAGCGCGCAATATCGGTCTGGTCAATCGCGTCTACAGCGATGCCGCCAGCCTGCTCGACGGCGTCATGGGCATTGCCCGCGAGATTGCCGGCAAGTCGCCGATCGCGATCACCGGCACCAAGGAAATGATCAGCTACATGCGTGACCATCGCATCGACGACGGCCTCGAATACGTCGCCACCTGGAACGCCGCCATGCTGCAATCCACTGATTTGCGCGTGGCCATGGCCGCCCATATGAGCAAACAGAAACCCGAATTTCTGGATTGA
- the glgA gene encoding glycogen synthase GlgA, producing MISAALDIQGERAHQQVGETSAVSAPSAQSINVPSAKTLTPVTSQNPNRKKVLFVTSEIADLVKTGGLGDVSAALPRAMALLHDVRVLIPGYPQVLHSENPIHIIGELGGHAALPPCKIGRMDMPDGLVIYVLICPELYEREGSPYGANNGRDWPDNHIRFARLGLAAADIAANLAQIHWCPDLVHAHDWPAGLAPAYMHWRGQRTPTLFTIHNLAYQGVTSLGSCPELGIPAHALQQEGMEFYGKMSFLKAGMAYSSHITTVSATYAQEITTPAFGCGLDGFLAAKTQQGLLSGIPNGIDESWDAATDSHLFHQFSIGDWEGKAVNAAHVRDLFGLEDSEGPLFAVVSRLVYQKGLDLTEAVSEYIVESGGQIAIIGRGEPEEEQAMRELALRFPGQIGVRIGFNETDARRMFAGSDFLLMPSRYEPCGLSQMYAQRFGSLPVARNTGGLADTIENGVTGFLFDESTVESYQEALSRAFKVFAFPDLLNAMRCRAMAAPFNWCKAVEPYAELYEQLVAKALGKSNRQ from the coding sequence ATGATCAGTGCGGCTTTAGACATTCAGGGAGAACGTGCTCATCAGCAGGTCGGCGAAACGAGCGCCGTGAGCGCCCCAAGTGCCCAATCGATCAACGTCCCGAGCGCCAAGACGCTTACGCCGGTGACCAGCCAGAATCCCAATCGAAAGAAAGTGTTGTTCGTCACCTCGGAAATCGCCGACCTGGTGAAGACCGGCGGTCTGGGTGACGTCTCGGCAGCACTGCCCCGCGCCATGGCGCTATTGCACGATGTGCGTGTGCTGATCCCCGGCTACCCGCAAGTGCTGCACAGCGAAAACCCGATTCATATTATTGGCGAGCTCGGTGGTCATGCCGCATTGCCACCCTGCAAGATCGGGCGCATGGACATGCCTGACGGTCTGGTCATTTACGTGTTGATCTGCCCTGAACTCTACGAGCGCGAAGGGTCCCCCTACGGCGCCAACAACGGTCGCGACTGGCCGGACAACCATATCCGCTTCGCCCGCCTCGGCCTGGCCGCTGCCGATATCGCCGCCAACCTCGCGCAGATCCACTGGTGCCCGGACCTGGTGCACGCCCATGACTGGCCCGCCGGCCTGGCGCCTGCCTACATGCACTGGCGTGGGCAGCGCACCCCGACGCTGTTCACCATTCACAACCTCGCTTATCAAGGCGTGACCAGTCTGGGGTCCTGCCCGGAACTCGGCATTCCCGCGCATGCCCTGCAACAGGAAGGCATGGAGTTCTACGGCAAGATGTCGTTCCTCAAGGCCGGCATGGCTTATTCGAGCCACATCACTACGGTCAGCGCCACCTACGCCCAGGAAATCACCACGCCGGCCTTCGGCTGCGGCCTCGACGGCTTTCTCGCCGCCAAGACCCAGCAAGGCCTGCTCAGCGGCATTCCCAATGGCATTGACGAGAGCTGGGACGCCGCCACCGACTCTCACCTTTTCCACCAATTCAGCATCGGTGACTGGGAAGGTAAAGCAGTCAACGCGGCGCACGTGCGCGACCTGTTTGGCCTGGAGGATTCAGAAGGCCCGCTGTTTGCCGTGGTCTCGCGTCTGGTCTACCAGAAAGGCCTGGACCTGACCGAAGCCGTGTCCGAGTACATCGTCGAATCGGGTGGCCAGATCGCGATCATCGGTCGTGGCGAGCCGGAAGAAGAACAAGCCATGCGCGAACTGGCCCTGCGTTTCCCCGGGCAAATCGGTGTACGCATCGGCTTCAACGAAACCGACGCCCGCCGCATGTTTGCCGGCAGCGATTTCCTGCTGATGCCATCGCGTTACGAACCTTGCGGCCTGAGCCAGATGTACGCCCAGCGCTTCGGCTCATTGCCGGTAGCCCGCAACACCGGAGGTCTGGCCGACACCATCGAAAATGGCGTGACCGGTTTCCTGTTCGACGAATCCACCGTTGAGAGTTATCAGGAAGCCCTGAGCCGGGCCTTCAAGGTGTTTGCCTTCCCCGACCTGCTCAACGCCATGCGTTGCCGCGCCATGGCTGCGCCTTTCAACTGGTGCAAAGCGGTCGAACCCTACGCCGAACTCTATGAACAGCTTGTTGCTAAAGCACTGGGGAAATCGAACAGACAGTAA
- the treZ gene encoding malto-oligosyltrehalose trehalohydrolase, which translates to MPLRTLETWPHGAIMLDAEHTRFALWAPDAFFVSVELEDGQSLPLLPQADGWFVIKTRCPAGTRYRFNIDGEIEVPDPASRAQAGDIHRHSVVVDPLAYTWQHSTWLGRPWNEAVIYELHVGALGGFSEVEQHLERLAALGITAIELMPIAQFPGDRNWGYDGVLPYAPQASYGTPEQLKHLIDTAHGHGLAVILDVVYNHFGPDGNYLHRYAKGFFNEDKHTPWGAAIDFRRREVRDFFIDNALMWLLEYRFDGLRFDAVHAIESPDFLQELAQRIRQQTDPARHVWLTVENEHNQASLLQEGFDAQWNDDGHNALHVLLTGETDAYYADYADNPTEQLARCLSQGFVFQGHTNRHGEARGEPSGHLPPTAFVLFLQNHDQIGNRAFGERLHQLAHPDALKAATALLLLSPMIPLMFMGDEFAAQEPFLFFTSHHGELAELVREGRRNEFSAFSAFADPDKREQIPDPNAPQTFEDSRPNLTASRQSTLYALYRQLLQIRHEQIIAHLPGAHPLGADVLAQGAVTARWQLGDGSLLRIDLNLSDTPVVHSPQVGTSLLFEHPPKSADLLDQGTLAPYCALVSLTAAAPLLPPDGERQ; encoded by the coding sequence ATGCCGTTACGGACCCTTGAGACCTGGCCCCACGGCGCAATCATGCTGGACGCAGAACACACGCGTTTTGCCTTGTGGGCGCCAGATGCGTTTTTTGTCAGTGTCGAACTGGAAGATGGACAATCCTTGCCGTTACTGCCTCAGGCCGATGGCTGGTTCGTGATCAAAACGCGTTGCCCGGCAGGCACGCGTTATCGCTTCAACATCGACGGTGAGATTGAAGTACCCGACCCGGCTTCCCGCGCACAGGCCGGTGACATTCATCGGCACAGCGTGGTGGTCGACCCGCTCGCCTACACCTGGCAACACAGCACCTGGCTGGGGCGGCCATGGAACGAGGCGGTGATCTACGAATTGCACGTCGGTGCGCTGGGTGGCTTCAGTGAAGTCGAACAGCACCTCGAGCGCCTCGCGGCGTTGGGCATTACGGCCATCGAGCTGATGCCCATCGCGCAATTTCCCGGTGATCGAAACTGGGGCTACGACGGGGTGCTGCCCTACGCGCCCCAGGCGTCCTATGGCACCCCCGAACAACTCAAGCACCTGATCGACACCGCCCACGGCCATGGCCTGGCGGTGATCCTCGACGTGGTCTACAACCACTTCGGCCCGGATGGCAATTACCTGCATCGCTACGCCAAGGGCTTCTTCAATGAAGACAAGCACACGCCCTGGGGCGCGGCCATCGACTTCCGGCGGCGCGAGGTGCGTGACTTCTTCATCGACAATGCGTTGATGTGGTTGCTGGAATACCGCTTTGACGGTTTGCGCTTTGATGCGGTGCACGCCATCGAAAGCCCGGACTTTCTTCAGGAACTGGCGCAACGCATTCGCCAGCAGACCGATCCGGCGCGGCATGTGTGGTTGACGGTCGAGAACGAGCACAACCAGGCCAGCCTGCTGCAAGAAGGGTTCGACGCGCAGTGGAACGACGACGGCCACAACGCGTTGCACGTGCTGCTGACCGGTGAAACCGATGCCTATTACGCCGACTACGCCGACAACCCCACCGAACAATTGGCCCGCTGCCTGAGCCAGGGCTTCGTGTTTCAGGGTCACACCAACCGCCATGGGGAAGCCCGCGGTGAGCCCAGCGGTCATTTGCCGCCCACGGCGTTCGTGCTGTTTTTGCAAAATCATGACCAGATCGGCAATCGCGCGTTCGGCGAACGGCTGCACCAACTGGCCCATCCCGACGCATTGAAAGCCGCGACAGCATTGTTGCTGTTGTCGCCGATGATCCCGTTGATGTTCATGGGCGACGAATTCGCCGCACAAGAACCATTCCTGTTCTTCACCAGCCATCACGGAGAACTCGCGGAACTGGTCCGCGAAGGACGTCGTAACGAGTTTTCCGCGTTCAGCGCCTTTGCCGATCCGGATAAACGCGAACAGATCCCCGACCCGAACGCGCCGCAGACGTTTGAAGACTCACGCCCGAACCTGACGGCGAGCCGACAATCCACCCTTTACGCGCTGTATCGCCAACTGTTGCAGATCCGTCATGAGCAGATCATCGCGCACTTGCCGGGCGCTCACCCGTTGGGGGCCGACGTGCTGGCGCAAGGCGCCGTGACGGCGCGCTGGCAACTGGGCGATGGCAGCCTGCTGCGCATTGACCTGAACCTCAGCGACACGCCGGTGGTCCACTCCCCACAGGTCGGCACGTCGTTGCTGTTCGAACACCCGCCGAAGTCCGCCGACCTGTTGGATCAGGGCACACTTGCCCCGTATTGCGCGCTAGTCAGCCTCACGGCCGCGGCCCCTTTGCTACCCCCGGATGGAGAGCGCCAATGA
- the malQ gene encoding 4-alpha-glucanotransferase, with amino-acid sequence MSDAQLEILAGRAGLAVDWIDANGRPQKVAPSVLRNVLTGLGHPAGSAQEIDASLLELQQVQQTRHLPPLLTADFGVGLSLAHYFEPQTLCEIHLEDGSRLNLKLDAEASLPGLIPVGYQHVSIDGQSFTLAVAPTRCYSVGDAVDSPIPRAWGLSVQLYSLRRPGDGGFGDTQALEDLARVAGERGAEALAISPLHAMFRSDTQRYSPYSPSSRLFLNSLYAAPGAILGERAMRTAIDATGLAAELKHLEALPLIDWPVAAEAKHRLLQALYEGFVQGEHPLHADFSSYRHAAGEALENHCRFEAIQEARAAKGENLDWREWPEQWRDPRSAALAEFAEENAGRIGFFAFCQWLITRCLERAQTAARSSGMSIGLIADLAVGADGGGSQAWSRQDELLASLTVGAPPDILNRTGQGWGISAFSPEGLVRNGFRAFIEMLRANFAHAGGLRIDHVMGLQRLWVIPNGAVPADGAYLYYPVDDLLRLLALESHRHQAIVLGEDLGTVEDSLREKLIARSILGMRVMLFEQDNAHFKPILDWPDNALATTSTHDLPTLNGWWHGRDIDWNARLGLVDAQSEIEWRHHREREREGLRRVLSEDPQNFREESHETDQVLDAAIRFLGHTRAPLVLLPLEDALGIEQQANLPGTIDTHPNWSRRLPGDSEALLDHPDAARRLELLACARLQAAERDR; translated from the coding sequence ATGAGCGATGCGCAACTGGAAATACTGGCCGGCCGAGCTGGCCTGGCAGTCGACTGGATCGACGCCAACGGCCGCCCACAGAAAGTCGCCCCATCAGTGTTACGCAACGTCCTGACCGGACTCGGCCACCCGGCCGGCAGTGCCCAGGAAATCGACGCCAGCCTGCTCGAATTGCAGCAGGTGCAACAGACCCGGCACCTGCCGCCGCTGCTGACCGCAGACTTTGGCGTGGGCCTGAGCCTGGCGCATTACTTCGAGCCGCAAACACTCTGCGAGATCCACCTTGAAGATGGCTCGCGACTCAACCTGAAACTGGATGCCGAGGCGTCGCTGCCCGGTCTGATCCCGGTCGGTTACCAGCACGTCAGCATTGACGGGCAGTCCTTTACGCTGGCCGTGGCACCGACGCGCTGCTACAGCGTCGGCGATGCCGTCGACAGTCCGATCCCCCGCGCCTGGGGACTCAGCGTGCAATTGTATTCGCTGCGCCGTCCCGGCGATGGCGGTTTCGGCGATACCCAGGCACTGGAAGATCTCGCCCGGGTGGCCGGTGAACGGGGCGCCGAAGCCTTGGCGATCAGCCCGCTGCACGCGATGTTCAGAAGCGATACCCAGCGCTACAGCCCCTATTCGCCGTCCAGCCGTCTGTTTCTCAACAGCCTTTACGCCGCGCCCGGTGCGATCCTCGGGGAGCGAGCGATGCGCACGGCGATTGATGCCACCGGGCTCGCCGCTGAACTCAAGCACCTTGAAGCACTGCCACTGATCGACTGGCCCGTCGCGGCCGAAGCCAAGCATCGTCTGTTGCAGGCGTTGTATGAAGGCTTCGTCCAGGGCGAACACCCGCTGCATGCCGACTTCAGCAGCTACCGCCACGCTGCCGGCGAAGCCCTGGAAAACCACTGCCGCTTCGAAGCCATTCAGGAAGCCCGCGCCGCCAAGGGTGAAAACCTCGACTGGCGCGAATGGCCCGAGCAATGGCGCGATCCGCGCAGCGCAGCGCTGGCTGAATTCGCCGAAGAGAATGCCGGGCGCATTGGCTTCTTTGCCTTTTGCCAATGGCTGATCACCCGATGCCTGGAGCGTGCACAAACCGCCGCCCGCAGCAGCGGCATGAGCATTGGCTTGATCGCTGACCTGGCGGTGGGTGCCGACGGCGGTGGCAGCCAGGCCTGGAGCCGCCAGGATGAACTGCTCGCCTCCCTGACCGTGGGCGCGCCACCGGACATTCTCAACCGTACCGGCCAGGGCTGGGGGATTTCCGCGTTCTCGCCCGAAGGTCTGGTACGCAACGGCTTTCGCGCTTTCATCGAAATGCTCCGGGCCAACTTCGCCCACGCGGGCGGTCTGCGCATCGATCACGTCATGGGCCTGCAACGGTTGTGGGTGATCCCCAACGGTGCAGTACCCGCTGACGGCGCTTATCTCTATTACCCGGTTGACGATCTGCTGCGCCTTCTGGCCCTTGAATCCCATCGGCATCAGGCCATCGTCCTTGGCGAAGATCTCGGTACGGTGGAGGACAGCCTGCGGGAGAAACTCATCGCCCGCTCGATCCTCGGCATGCGCGTGATGCTGTTCGAACAGGACAACGCACACTTCAAACCGATCCTCGACTGGCCGGACAACGCACTGGCGACCACCAGCACCCACGACCTGCCGACGCTCAATGGCTGGTGGCATGGCCGCGACATCGACTGGAACGCCAGGTTGGGGCTGGTCGATGCCCAGAGTGAAATCGAGTGGCGCCATCACCGCGAACGCGAGCGCGAAGGCCTGCGCCGTGTATTGAGCGAAGACCCGCAGAACTTTCGCGAGGAGTCCCACGAAACCGATCAGGTGCTCGACGCCGCCATTCGTTTCCTCGGTCATACCCGCGCGCCGCTGGTGTTGCTGCCACTGGAAGATGCCCTGGGCATCGAGCAGCAGGCCAACCTGCCCGGCACCATCGATACGCACCCCAATTGGTCGCGACGTTTGCCCGGCGACAGCGAAGCGCTGCTCGATCACCCGGACGCCGCCCGGCGCCTGGAACTGCTCGCTTGCGCGCGACTTCAGGCCGCCGAGCGTGACCGATGA